Proteins encoded together in one Lathyrus oleraceus cultivar Zhongwan6 chromosome 5, CAAS_Psat_ZW6_1.0, whole genome shotgun sequence window:
- the LOC127082965 gene encoding probable glucan 1,3-beta-glucosidase A, producing MELIFTKWACTFLLSCFLITSRVYSVEGLLGDSKVRGVNLGGWLVIEGWIKPSLFDGIANGDMLDGTEVQFKSVTLQKYVSADNGGGMNVTVDRDVPSSWETFRLWRVSQSEFQFRTAQSQFLTCDVGGRTVSATAKSPSTSETFEVQRNEKNRIHIKIKNGPYMQVTTGNQLTANYPGVPGWDDNSATFEMTIVTNDLHGDYQLANGYGHDSAEDVLRRHRNSFITIEDFKFLYEHGINTVRIPVGWWIAFDPDPPSPFIGGSLEALDNAFSWAQEYDLKCIIDLHAAPGSQNGMEHSASRDGFTGWPTSPDYISKSLHVIEFLISRYAKHPALLGIELLNEPSAGTVPLDILISYYKQGYQIVRKYSPSAYVIVCQRIGNADPLELYQANIGSTNLVLDLHFYNLFDTFFVNMSARDNIQYIYKSRENMLQAFNDSNGPLVFIGEWVNEWNVASGSQTDYLEYGKAQLDVYNAVSFGWCYWTIKNDREHWDFEWNIRKNYLQFGNSPRKQNIYTLGLFGLAFTWFCLHFL from the exons ATGGAACTTATTTTTACCAAATGGGCATGCACATTCTTACTGTCTTGTTTTCTCATCACTTCTAGAGTGTATTCAG TGGAGGGTTTACTTGGAGATTCTAAAGTTAGAGGAGTGAACTTAGGTGGGTGGCTGGTTATTGAAGGTTGGATCAAACCTTCATTGTTTGATGGCATTGCCAATGGAGACATGCTT GATGGGACGGAGGTGCAGTTTAAGTCAGTGACATTACAGAAATATGTATCTGCAGACAATGGGGGAGGAATGAATGTCACAGTTGATAGGGATGTTCCATCTTCATGGGAAACATTCAGG TTGTGGAGAGTATCACAATCAGAATTTCAATTCCGTACCGCACAAAGTCAATTTCTTACATGTGATGTTGGAGGCCGCACTGTCTCTGCAACAGCAAAATCGCCTTCAACATCAGAGACATTTGAAGTTCAGCGTAACGAGAAAAATAGGATTCATATCAAGATAAAGAACGGGCCCTATATGCAG GTTACAACTGGAAATCAGCTCACAGCAAACTATCCAGGCGTACCGGGATGGGATGATAATTCAGCCACATTTGAAATGACAATTGTAACGAATGACCTTCATGGAGATTATCAGCTAGCAAATGGTTATGGACATGATAGCGCAGAGGATGTTCTTAGG AGGCATAGAAATAGCTTTATTACAATAGAGGATTTCAAGTTTCTATATGAACATGGAATAAATACGGTGAGGATTCCGGTTGGATGGTGGATTGCTTTTGATCCTGATCCTCCAAGTCCATTTATTGGAGGAAGTCTTGAAGCTCTAGATAATGCATTTTCATGGGCACA AGAGTATGATTTAAAATGCATAATTGATCTTCATGCTGCTCCTGGTTCACAAAATGGGATGGAACATAGTGCGAGCAGAGATGGATTTACAGGATGGCCAACTTCTCCCGATTACATTTCAAAGTCATTACATGTTATTGAGTTTTTAATTTCTCG ATATGCGAAGCATCCTGCCTTGCTTGGAATTGAACTTTTGAATGAACCATCCGCTGGCACAGTTCCCTTAGATATTTTAATTTCGTACTACAAGCAAGGCTATCAAATTGTTCGGAAATACTCGCCGTCGGCTTATGTGATAGTGTGCCAGAGAATCGGCAATGCAGATCCTTTGGAGCTTTATCAAGCCAACATAGGATCTACCAATTTAGTTCTGGATTTGCATTTCTACAACCTTTTTGACACATTCTTTGTTAATATGAGCGCCAGGGATAATATACAATACATATACAAAAGTAGGGAAAACATGTTGCAGGCCTTCAACGATTCAAATGGTCCACTCGTTTTCATCG GAGAGTGGGTGAATGAGTGGAATGTGGCGAGCGGATCGCAAACAGATTACCTGGAATATGGAAAGGCACAGTTAGATGTGTATAATGCAGTGTCGTTTGGTTGGTGTTATTGGACTATAAAGAATGATAGGGAGCACTGGGATTTTGAATGGAACATTAGGAAGAACTATCTTCAATTTG GTAACTCCCCCAGAAAACAGAACATATATACTCTGGGATTGTTTGGATTGGCTTTCACCTGGTTTTGTCTTCACTTTTTGTGA